The Medicago truncatula cultivar Jemalong A17 chromosome 4, MtrunA17r5.0-ANR, whole genome shotgun sequence genome includes a region encoding these proteins:
- the LOC25492717 gene encoding AT-hook motif nuclear-localized protein 16: MGAMRANMVSHTTTTTNDTPMVLIPSPARASTKKRRGRPLGSNNRPKPPINIKEDTNTHMEIVCIEIPTGRNIMGALVKYARRRQVNMTVLRGNGFVSHVTLLHPESRSPVIPMEGPFEMTSLFGILELMHFLCNLGFRVGCFCFVTVFQGFKDLVV; encoded by the exons ATGGGAGCCATGAGAGCAAATATGGTTTCTCACACCACTACCACAACCAACGATACACCAATGGTGCTTATACCATCACCTGCACGAGCTTCCACCAAAAAACGTAGGGGTAGACCCTTGGGGTCTAACAATAGACCCAAACCACCAATCAATATCAAGGAAGACACAAATACACATATGGAAATTGTTTGCATTGAGATCCCAACTGGAAGAAATATTATGGGGGCACTAGTCAAGTATGCTCGACGTCGTCAAGTCAACATGACAGTGTTGAGGGGTAATGGGTTTGTCTCTCATGTTACCCTTCTCCACCCAGAATCTCGCTCCCCAGTTATCCCCATGGAAGGACCATTTGAGATGACGTCTCTTTTTGGAAT TCTTGAACTTATGCATTTTCTTTGCAATTTGGGTTTCAGAGTTGGGTGTTTTTGCTTCGTCACTGTGTTTCAAGGATTTAAAGATTTGGTCGTTTAA
- the LOC25492718 gene encoding probable 1-acyl-sn-glycerol-3-phosphate acyltransferase 5 produces the protein MAVLTRVTSKLGAKYRTLAPFRFLRGLVCLLVLVSSAFVTLVFFGFISSVIMRFFSISYSRKTTSFFFGTWLTLWPFLFEKINKTKVVFSGDIVPSRERIVLIANHRTEVDWMYLWDIALRKGCIGYIKYVLKSSLMRLPIFGWAFHILEFIPVERKWEADESNMRRMLSTLNDPQDPLWLAIFPEGTDFTEQKCLRSQKYAAEHGLPILKNVLLPKTKGFCTCLQELRGSLNAVYDVTIGYKYRCPSFLDNVFGVDPSEVHIHICRFPIDCIPTSEDEISTWLMDRFRFKDKLLYNFQFEGQFPDQAKERDLPAMKGILNCVTVIILTGLCMYFTFSSVWFKLYVSVVIAYLVPATYFNIRPQPILRVFKM, from the exons ATGGCGGTTCTTACGCGTGTAACTTCAAAACTTGGAGCAAAGTATCGTACTCTAGCTCCTTTTAGATTTCTAAGGGGTTTGGTGTGTCTACTGGTGCTGGTTTCATCAGCATTTGTAACATTGGTGTTCTTTGGTTTTATTAGTTCTGTTATAATGCGATTTTTTAGCATCAGTTACAGCAGGAAAACAACGTCCTTTTTCTTTGGTACTTGGCTAACTTTGTGGCCCTTTCTATTTGAGAAAATCAACAAGACTAAAGTTGTGTTCTCTGGAGATATTGTTCCTTCAAGAGAACGGATTGTACTGATCGCAAATCACCGAACTGAAGTCGACTGGATGTACTTATGGGACATTGCGTTGCGGAAGGGATGCATTGGATACATTAAATATGTACTTAAGAGCAGCTTGATGAGACTTCCAATTTTTGGTTGGGCATTTCACATACTAGAGTTCATCCCAGTGGAAAGGAAGTGGGAAGCTGATGAGTCAAATATGCGTCGAATGCTTTCTACATTAAATGATCCCCAAGATCCTCTTTGGCTTGCTATTTTCCCTGAAGGCACCGATTTTAC TGAGCAGAAGTGCCTTCGAAGTCAAAAATATGCGGCTGAACACGGGTTACCGATTCTGAAAAATGTTTTACTGCCGAAAACCAAGGGCTTTTGTACATGTTTGCAAGAGTTGCGAGGCTCTCTAAATGCAG tTTACGACGTTACCATTGGCTACAAATACCGCTGCCCGTCTTTCTTGGACAATGTATTTGGAGTGGATCCTTCCGAAGTTCATATCCATATCTGCCGCTTTCCCATCGACTGTATCCCAACATCCGAAGATGAAATTTCCACGTGGTTGATGGATAGATTCCGATTTAAGGACAAGTTGctttacaattttcaatttgaagGCCAGTTTCCTGATCAAGCAAAAGAGAGGGACCTCCCTGCTATGAAGGGAATTTTAAATTGTGTGACAGTGATTATATTGACCGGCTTATGCATGTACTTCACTTTTTCCTCTGTCTGGTTTAAACTTTATGTGTCTGTAGTCATCGCTTATTTGGTTCCGGCTACATATTTCAACATTCGGCCACAACCCATTCTTCGAGTTTTTAAGATGTGA